Proteins found in one Saccharomyces kudriavzevii IFO 1802 strain IFO1802 genome assembly, chromosome: 11 genomic segment:
- the MRP49 gene encoding mitochondrial 54S ribosomal protein mL61 (similar to Saccharomyces cerevisiae MRP49 (YKL167C); ancestral locus Anc_1.181), with protein MSKVTEQLKFLNKISSTTNLPQILIDPKKYSGLRLTFQTKNHNGHMGARVFWHNYLPTLQFYNPRIKFDVVRIKNEDKQKSVPCKLEILCQEGSVTETIDMRNKMHEDIMRDLLDKIEHIPLPESEVMKVPSSLRSIH; from the coding sequence ATGTCTAAAGTTACAGAGCaactgaaatttttgaataaaattaGCAGCACTACCAACCTGCCCCAGATCCTCATAGATCCGAAGAAGTATTCGGGACTCAGGTTGACGTTTCAAACGAAAAACCATAATGGACATATGGGTGCTAGAGTCTTTTGGCATAACTACCTGCCCACTTTACAATTTTACAATCCACGAATAAAATTTGATGTGGTAAGAATAAAGAATGAAGACAAGCAAAAGAGTGTTCCATGCAAACTAGAAATATTATGTCAAGAAGGCTCAGTTACAGAAACTATCGATATGCGCAATAAAATGCATGAAGACATAATGAGAGATTTACTTGACAAGATAGAGCACATTCCTCTTCCAGAGAGTGAGGTTATGAAAGTACCATCGTCATTGAGGAGTATACActag